One Methanolacinia paynteri genomic region harbors:
- a CDS encoding DUF7289 family protein, whose translation MNRINSEEGLSEVIGFIMILALIMIFLSIWVIYVVPADGRQQEIEHMGYVQDWFTQYKITADSLWINYNPATGEGPKGVTLSNSLVLGSQGGATYSQGLFLFFMRPFGSSGTISLENGSEWFEISNSSGILMNEEIGSVQYKGMNNYWIPQTYYYELGGVFLKQSDGTVNRVAPTFSFSPNGQTATLVLVNLDMGGSGTTSISGEGQVRIDTLLNDSTEENIFEPVLGDPYTINLTLRDESSAKAWRSIIRELGGNANLTGGNRTTVTNLDEIHYWYANYTVSLQSVAATFT comes from the coding sequence ATGAATCGTATAAATAGTGAAGAAGGCCTTTCCGAGGTAATAGGATTTATCATGATCCTTGCCCTGATTATGATATTTCTTTCAATCTGGGTCATCTATGTAGTTCCTGCGGACGGGAGGCAGCAGGAGATCGAGCACATGGGTTATGTCCAGGACTGGTTCACGCAATATAAGATTACGGCCGATTCGCTGTGGATCAATTATAATCCCGCGACAGGTGAAGGTCCCAAGGGCGTCACTCTCTCTAATTCACTCGTGCTCGGCTCACAGGGCGGAGCAACATACAGCCAGGGGCTTTTTCTGTTTTTCATGAGGCCCTTTGGATCTTCAGGGACAATTTCCCTGGAAAATGGTTCCGAATGGTTCGAAATAAGCAACAGCAGCGGCATTCTCATGAACGAAGAGATAGGGAGTGTCCAGTATAAAGGGATGAATAACTACTGGATACCGCAGACCTATTACTACGAGCTGGGAGGTGTATTTCTCAAGCAAAGCGACGGGACGGTAAACAGGGTCGCCCCTACTTTCAGCTTCAGTCCAAATGGTCAGACGGCCACACTGGTGCTCGTAAATCTTGATATGGGAGGATCGGGAACGACCTCGATCAGCGGAGAGGGCCAGGTTCGTATCGATACCTTACTGAATGACAGTACAGAAGAAAATATATTTGAACCGGTTTTAGGAGACCCGTATACCATAAACCTGACACTCAGGGATGAATCATCTGCAAAGGCTTGGCGGAGCATTATCCGGGAGCTCGGGGGAAACGCGAATCTTACGGGCGGCAACCGTACTACAGTAACAAATCTTGACGAGATTCATTATTGGTATGCCAATTATACCGTTTCACTCCAGTCTGTTGCGGCGACTTTTACCTGA